In Oryza sativa Japonica Group chromosome 2, ASM3414082v1, the following are encoded in one genomic region:
- the LOC4330137 gene encoding pentatricopeptide repeat-containing protein At2g26790, mitochondrial, translated as MVLCRQSKYVFQWCRHLRIPPLGLSSCPFSVLTASASVQSDCSSDDEKLNCAPSQHARKRSRTLCSDSVVQTLHCLKRRPAIAFAYFKDTQSIGFNHDFSTYSEMIQILSHSRQGKMLVSLFSELVSSSNASGPEILPLVDHHRRTCATPCSLSFMVDCLIKACITCYDVQATICLFSGICRLGVVPSVWTWNLLLKFIAETGEYEMVLAAYNEMKCFQLTPDVYTFAIVTRSLFQAKKVDEALQVWAEMTEMGVKPDARGYSSFLIGLCDCRKYDLAYVILQEINREKVPVEAMAYNMVMDGLCKEMRLDEAEKLLENKARQGSNPDVYGYSYLIQSYCKMGNLIKAVDHYEAMVSHGIETNCHIVSYLLQCFRKLGMTSEVIAYFLKFKDSGLHLDKVIYNIAMDTYCKNGNMNEAVKLLNEMKCGGLTPDKIHYTCLINGYCLKGEMQNAQQVFEEMLKANIEPDIVTYNILASGFCKSGLVMEVFDLLDRMADHGLEPNSLTYGIAIVGFCRGGNLSEAEVLFNVVEEKGIDHIEVMYSSMVCGYLLSGWTDHAYMLFVRVARQGNLVDHFSCSKLINDLCRVGNVQGASNVCKIMLEHNVVPDVISYSKLISIYCQNGDMDKAHLWFHDMVQRGLSIDVIVYTILMNGYCKAGRLQEACQLFVQMTNLGIKPDVIAYTVLLDGHLKETLQQGWEGIAKERRSFLLRANHNKLLSSMKDMQIEPDVPCYTVLIDGKCKAEYLVEARELFDEMLQKGLTPDAYAYTALINGYCSQGEISKAEDLLQEMIDKGIEPDELTFSVLNQSSLRSRKIQFCA; from the coding sequence ATGGTTCTGTGCCGGCAGTCCAAATATGTATTCCAATGGTGCAGACACCTGAGAATTCCCCCCCTGGGACTCTCTTCCTGCCCCTTCTCTGTACTGACAGCTTCAGCTTCAGTTCAATCAGACTGCTCTAGTGATGATGAAAAACTGAATTGTGCTCCGTCTCAACATGCCCGGAAAAGATCCCGCACTTTGTGCTCTGATAGTGTTGTACAGACTCTCCACTGCCTAAAGAGACGACCTGCCATTGCATTTGCCTACTTTAAAGATACACAGAGCATTGGGTTTAATCATGACTTTTCAACCTACTCAGAGATGATTCAGATTCTATCCCACTCACGCCAGGGGAAGATGTTAGTTTCATTGTTCTCTGAGCTTGTTTCAAGTAGTAATGCTAGTGGTCCTGAAATTTTGCCCCTTGTTGATCACCACAGAAGAACATGTGCTACTCCATGTTCACTCTCGTTCATGGTTGATTGCTTGATCAAGGCATGCATCACTTGCTATGATGTACAAGCAACCATATGCTTATTTAGTGGCATTTGCAGGCTTGGAGTTGTCCCATCTGTTTGGACTTGGAACCTGCTTCTCAAATTTATAGCTGAGACTGGTGAATATGAGATGGTTCTCGCAGCTTATAATGAAATGAAGTGCTTTCAGCTGACTCCCGATGTTTATACATTTGCCATAGTCACTAGGTCACTTTTTCAAGCAAAGAAAGTGGATGAGGCTTTGCAAGTTTGGGCCGAGATGACTGAAATGGGAGTGAAACCAGATGCACGTGGGTACTCGTCATTTCTAATTGGTCTGTGTGATTGCAGAAAATATGATTTAGCTTATGTTATTCTACAAGAGATTAATAGGGAGAAGGTTCCTGTTGAGGCCATGGCTTATAACATGGTAATGGATGGACTATGCAAAGAAATGAGATTGGATGAGGCGGAAAAGCTCTTGGAAAACAAGGCCAGACAAGGATCCAACCCTGATGTATATGGTTATAGCTATCTGATTCAGAGTTATTGCAAAATGGGCAACCTAATAAAGGCTGTGGATCATTATGAAGCCATGGTTTCTCATGGTATTGAGACAAATTGCCACATTGTGAGTTACCTTCTGCAATGCTTCAGGAAGTTAGGCATGACATCTGAAGTAATCGCGTATTTCCTGAAATTTAAAGATTCAGGGCTTCATCTTGACAAGGTGATTTATAACATTGCTATGGATACTTATTGCAAGAATGGGAACATGAACGAGGCAGTTAAGCTACTGAATGAAATGAAGTGTGGGGGTTTGACACCTGACAAAATTCACTACACATGCCTAATCAATGGTTACTGTTTGAAGGGAGAAATGCAAAATGCACAGCAGGTATTTGAGGAAATGCTGAAGGCCAATATTGAGCCAGATATAGTTACATATAACATATTGGCTAGTGGGTTTTGCAAGAGCGGTCTTGTTATGGAGGTGTTTGATCTTCTAGACCGTATGGCAGATCACGGTTTGGAGCCTAATTCACTCACCTACGGTATAGCAATTGTTGGATTTTGTAGAGGAGGCAACCTTAGTGAAGCAGAGGTTCTATTTAATGTAGTAGAAGAAAAAGGAATTGATCATATCGAAGTGATGTACAGTtcgatggtttgtggctatttgcttTCAGGCTGGACTGATCATGCTTACATGCTTTTTGTAAGGGTTGCTCGACAAGGAAATCTTGTGGATCATTTTTCATGTTCTAAGTTGATAAATGACCTCTGTAGAGTTGGAAATGTCCAGGGGGCTTCAAATGTTTGTAAGATTATGTTAGAACATAATGTTGTACCTGATGTGATTTCATATAGCAAACTCATATCAATCTATTGTCAGAATGGAGATATGGACAAAGCTCACTTATGGTTCCATGATATGGTTCAGCGAGGACTTTCTATTGATGTTATTGTATACACTATACTGATGAATGGTTACTGCAAGGCTGGTCGTCTGCAAGAAGCTTGTCAATTGTTTGTTCAAATGACAAACTTGGGCATAAAGCCTGATGTGATTGCATATACAGTTCTACTGGATGGTCACTTAAAGGAGACCCTTCAGCAAGGTTGGGAGGGGATTGCTAAAGAGAGAAGGAGCTTTCTTCTTAGAGCGAATCATAACAAGTTATTAAGTTCCATGAAAGACATGCAAATTGAACCTGATGTACCCTGTTACACGGTGTTGATTGATGGAAAGTGCAAAGCTGAATATCTAGTGGAAGCCCGGGAACTATTTGATGAGATGTTGCAGAAAGGACTTACTCCTGATGCTTATGCTTACACAGCTCTTATAAATGGATATTGTAGCCAAGGGGAAATATCAAAGGCTGAAGATCTTTTGCAAGAAATGATTGACAAGGGAATAGAACCAGATGAATTGACCTTTTCAGTATTAAATCAGAGTTCCTTGAGGTCTAGGAAGATTCAGTTCTGTGCATGA